In Phreatobacter oligotrophus, one DNA window encodes the following:
- a CDS encoding MFS transporter → MHRRGGGGSDPPAPAVSAPGWRRPRRSKPMLPPVPTSDMAPRQAAPRSAIAGWVLFDWAAQPYFTLINTFVYAPFFASAVAANPVEGQAMWGFATSAAGVAIAVLSPVLGAIADASGRRKPWIAAFGLLLIIGASLLWLGRPGAPETVAIVLVAFVIATIGAEFATVFNNSMMPSLVPPERIGRLSGLGWAVGYVGGMVSLIFMLGFLVASPETGRTLIGFSPLFGLDAAAREGDRAAGPLTALWFIIFVIPLFLFTPDAPARMGMAAAVKAGCTGLKATLLEVRRHGNVMTFLIANMIYMDGLVALFALGGIYAAGVFGWTTIEIGLFGILLTITGTAGALIGGRLDDTLGSKPVILGSIAALTFSVVTILLIGRDHVFFVFATTPPAPGDGLFATAPEQVYLVLGGLIGAAAGPLQAASRSLLVRLAPQEQIGQFFGLFALSGKVTAFVGPFLASVVTLALNDQRAGLGVLAFMFLIGATILSFVRTKAPA, encoded by the coding sequence GTGCATCGCCGTGGCGGGGGCGGCTCTGATCCCCCCGCGCCTGCCGTCTCCGCCCCAGGCTGGAGACGCCCGCGAAGGTCCAAGCCCATGCTGCCCCCGGTCCCCACCTCCGACATGGCGCCCCGCCAGGCCGCGCCGCGCTCGGCCATCGCCGGCTGGGTGCTCTTCGACTGGGCGGCGCAGCCCTATTTCACCCTCATCAACACCTTCGTCTATGCGCCCTTCTTCGCCAGCGCGGTGGCCGCCAATCCGGTCGAGGGCCAGGCCATGTGGGGCTTCGCGACGAGCGCTGCCGGCGTCGCCATCGCCGTGCTCTCGCCGGTCCTCGGCGCCATTGCCGACGCCTCCGGACGGCGCAAGCCCTGGATCGCCGCCTTCGGCCTGCTGCTGATCATCGGCGCGAGCCTGCTCTGGCTGGGCAGGCCCGGCGCGCCGGAAACGGTCGCCATCGTCCTCGTCGCCTTCGTCATCGCCACGATCGGCGCGGAATTCGCCACCGTCTTCAACAATTCAATGATGCCCTCGCTGGTGCCGCCCGAGCGCATCGGCCGGCTCTCCGGCCTCGGCTGGGCAGTGGGCTATGTCGGCGGCATGGTCTCGCTGATCTTCATGCTCGGCTTCCTCGTGGCGAGCCCCGAGACCGGCCGCACCCTGATCGGCTTCTCCCCGCTCTTCGGGCTCGATGCGGCGGCGCGCGAAGGCGACCGCGCGGCGGGGCCGCTCACCGCCCTCTGGTTCATCATCTTCGTCATCCCGCTCTTCCTCTTCACCCCCGATGCGCCCGCCCGTATGGGCATGGCGGCGGCGGTCAAGGCGGGCTGCACGGGGTTGAAGGCGACGCTGCTGGAGGTCCGCCGCCACGGCAATGTCATGACCTTCCTCATCGCCAATATGATCTACATGGACGGCCTCGTGGCGCTCTTCGCCCTCGGCGGCATCTACGCGGCCGGCGTCTTCGGCTGGACCACCATCGAGATCGGCCTCTTCGGCATCCTGCTCACCATCACCGGCACGGCCGGCGCGCTAATCGGCGGCCGGCTCGACGACACGCTCGGCTCCAAGCCAGTCATCCTCGGCTCCATCGCCGCGCTGACCTTTTCGGTGGTGACGATCCTGCTGATCGGCCGCGACCACGTGTTCTTCGTCTTCGCGACGACGCCGCCTGCTCCCGGCGACGGGCTCTTCGCCACCGCGCCGGAGCAAGTCTATCTCGTGCTGGGCGGGCTGATCGGCGCCGCCGCCGGGCCCTTGCAGGCCGCCTCGCGGTCGCTGCTGGTGCGCCTCGCCCCGCAGGAGCAGATCGGCCAGTTCTTCGGGCTCTTTGCGCTGTCGGGGAAGGTCACGGCCTTTGTCGGCCCGTTCCTCGCGAGCGTCGTCACCCTGGCGCTCAACGACCAGCGCGCCGGCCTCGGCGTCCTGGCGTTCATGTTCCTGATCGGCGCGACGATCCTGTCCTTCGTGCGGACGAAGGCGCCGGCCTGA
- a CDS encoding ABC transporter substrate-binding protein: protein MTVFRFRPTRRDTLKLAGAASLASLFAPAVHAQATTNVRFTLDWRFEGPSALFLTALEKGHFRAEGLNVTIDAASGSREGVTRVASGTYDIGFGDINSMIRFRDENPTVDLKANMIVYDRPPFSIVGRKSRGITTDVKSLEGKKFGAPAPDAAYAQWPIFKTVNKLDDSKMRFENVGFPVREPMLASGEVDAIFGFANSSYINLKSRGVPENDIVVLHMYDYGVELYGNAIMASPAFLAANRGAVAAFNRGLVKGIRDCIADQAAGARMVVARNDVARLETETERLKMTIDNYVLSPWVKANGIGGIDPARMATAIDQIGLTFTFKNKPKVEDVFISDLLPAAADRKVA from the coding sequence ATGACCGTGTTCCGCTTTCGTCCGACCCGCCGCGACACCCTGAAGCTCGCCGGCGCTGCCTCCCTTGCCTCGCTGTTCGCCCCCGCCGTCCACGCCCAGGCCACGACCAATGTGCGCTTCACGCTGGACTGGCGCTTCGAGGGTCCCTCGGCGCTGTTCCTCACCGCGCTGGAGAAGGGCCATTTCCGCGCCGAGGGCCTGAATGTCACCATCGACGCCGCCTCCGGCTCGCGCGAGGGCGTCACCCGCGTCGCCTCGGGCACCTATGACATCGGCTTCGGCGACATCAACTCGATGATCCGCTTCCGCGACGAGAACCCGACGGTCGACCTCAAGGCGAACATGATCGTCTATGACCGCCCGCCCTTCTCCATCGTCGGCCGCAAGTCGCGCGGCATCACCACCGACGTGAAGAGCCTCGAGGGCAAGAAGTTCGGCGCTCCCGCCCCTGACGCGGCCTATGCCCAGTGGCCGATCTTCAAGACCGTGAACAAGCTCGACGATTCCAAGATGCGCTTCGAGAATGTCGGCTTCCCCGTGCGCGAGCCCATGCTCGCCTCCGGCGAGGTGGACGCCATCTTCGGCTTCGCCAACTCCTCCTACATCAACCTGAAGTCGCGCGGCGTGCCGGAGAACGACATCGTCGTCCTCCACATGTACGACTACGGCGTCGAACTCTACGGCAACGCCATCATGGCGAGCCCGGCCTTCCTCGCCGCCAACCGCGGCGCCGTGGCCGCCTTCAACCGCGGCCTCGTCAAGGGCATCCGCGACTGCATCGCCGACCAGGCCGCCGGCGCCCGGATGGTGGTCGCCCGCAACGACGTCGCCCGTCTCGAGACCGAGACCGAGCGCCTGAAGATGACCATCGACAACTATGTGCTGTCGCCCTGGGTGAAGGCGAACGGCATCGGCGGCATCGACCCGGCCCGCATGGCCACTGCCATCGACCAGATCGGCCTGACCTTCACCTTCAAGAACAAGCCGAAGGTCGAGGACGTCTTCATCTCCGACCTGCTACCCGCCGCCGCCGATCGCAAGGTGGCCTGA
- a CDS encoding DUF3108 domain-containing protein, which produces MSRSTLPVAAALAGLIALPAAAEERVSGRYEILIGGLQVGVAGFEGRLSDDAYQASVSLRLSGVSRVIASGRGSATASGRIASGRAVPAAYQLNLTTTQQNDAIRMAMAGGSVRSHSAEPQRPDAPDQVPLSATHKQGILDPLSAGFFFVPGSGPLVSAEACAKTFPVFDGRQRYDLSFSYARTEPLKVAGYDGPAVVCNARYRPIAGHRPAVTAPMEANRDMQIWLAPVAGTRALVPARIAIRTPVGMAQIEPTRLDLGAPATTASVRE; this is translated from the coding sequence GTGTCCCGATCGACCCTGCCCGTCGCAGCCGCGCTCGCCGGCCTGATCGCCCTGCCGGCTGCCGCCGAGGAGCGGGTCTCCGGCCGCTACGAGATCCTCATCGGCGGGCTGCAGGTCGGCGTCGCCGGCTTCGAGGGCCGCCTGTCGGACGATGCCTACCAGGCCTCCGTGTCGCTGCGCCTGTCCGGCGTCTCCCGCGTCATCGCCTCAGGCCGCGGTTCGGCCACCGCCTCCGGCCGCATCGCTAGCGGCCGCGCCGTGCCCGCCGCCTACCAGCTGAACCTCACCACCACCCAGCAGAACGACGCCATCCGCATGGCCATGGCCGGCGGCTCCGTGCGCTCGCATTCGGCCGAGCCGCAACGTCCCGACGCGCCCGACCAGGTGCCGCTCTCCGCCACCCACAAGCAGGGCATCCTCGATCCGCTCTCGGCCGGTTTCTTCTTCGTGCCCGGCTCCGGCCCGCTGGTCTCGGCCGAGGCCTGCGCCAAGACCTTCCCGGTCTTCGACGGCCGCCAGCGCTACGACCTCTCCTTCTCCTACGCCCGCACCGAGCCGCTGAAGGTCGCCGGCTATGACGGCCCCGCCGTCGTCTGCAACGCCCGCTACCGGCCGATCGCCGGCCACCGGCCCGCGGTGACGGCGCCGATGGAGGCGAACCGCGACATGCAGATCTGGCTCGCCCCGGTCGCCGGCACCCGCGCGCTCGTGCCCGCCCGCATCGCCATCCGCACGCCGGTGGGCATGGCGCAGATCGAGCCGACCCGCCTCGACCTCGGCGCGCCGGCCACGACCGCCTCGGTCCGCGAGTAA
- a CDS encoding ABC transporter permease, whose amino-acid sequence MLLYKVIGASALDRTKLGLQLAPLLCTVGTFLAWELLCKAFAVSTFVLPAPSDIAIAIWQFRRQIGFHSFHTAWMTLAGFGLAVAVGIALGLVLGASRFFYAGFYPLLVGFNSIPKVAVVPILVIWFGVGWLPAVLTAFMISFFPIVVNVATGLATIEPETEDVLKALGASKLQIMTKVGIPRSLPYFFGSLKVAITLAYVGSVIAEYNASRYGIGNLMARASADFNVPLLFAALIALAILGVAMYMATVWLENRMTGWAQRSSFAAG is encoded by the coding sequence ATGCTGCTCTACAAGGTCATCGGCGCCTCGGCGCTGGACCGCACCAAGCTCGGGCTGCAGCTCGCCCCGCTGCTCTGCACGGTGGGCACGTTCCTCGCCTGGGAGCTGCTCTGCAAGGCCTTTGCGGTCTCGACCTTCGTGCTGCCGGCCCCCAGCGACATTGCTATCGCCATCTGGCAGTTCCGCCGGCAGATCGGCTTCCATTCCTTCCACACCGCCTGGATGACGCTGGCCGGCTTCGGCCTCGCCGTCGCGGTCGGAATCGCCCTCGGCCTCGTCCTTGGCGCCAGCCGGTTCTTCTACGCCGGCTTCTATCCGCTCCTCGTCGGCTTCAACTCGATCCCGAAGGTCGCGGTGGTGCCGATCCTCGTCATCTGGTTCGGCGTCGGCTGGCTGCCGGCCGTGCTCACCGCCTTCATGATCTCGTTCTTCCCCATCGTGGTGAACGTCGCCACGGGCCTCGCCACCATCGAGCCGGAGACCGAGGACGTGCTGAAGGCGCTCGGCGCCTCGAAGCTGCAGATCATGACCAAGGTCGGCATTCCCCGGTCGCTGCCCTATTTCTTCGGCTCGCTGAAGGTCGCCATCACGCTGGCCTATGTCGGCTCGGTCATCGCCGAGTACAACGCCTCGCGCTACGGCATCGGCAACCTCATGGCCCGCGCCTCGGCCGACTTCAACGTGCCGCTGCTCTTCGCCGCGCTGATCGCCCTCGCGATCCTCGGCGTCGCCATGTACATGGCGACCGTCTGGCTGGAGAACCGCATGACCGGCTGGGCCCAGCGCTCCTCCTTCGCGGCGGGCTGA
- a CDS encoding heparinase II/III family protein: MSGAWGRWIRERRIAVGLGIGAGRRALASLLTWPGRLRVRLGASRAPAIVLVPQDLRTTDPVRADELAAGIFTFAGRTVEAADPFTITPPSEDWAEALATFSWLRHLRASGTPEAAEAGRRLVVAWIAAEGRRHPAGRADTVAAERIRAFIGASGLLLSGADQVFYRRFARALWRQVRDLEARLPRVPPGKDRLAVLIALVTAALCMSGEEKLLAKASRLLGEELQAQILPDGCHVSRHPGIIVGLILDLLPLRQLFPARNATPPATIVTAVDRMMPMIRFFQLGDGSLGRFNGMGPTPIDQVATALVYDDTRGTAPLSASHGGYERLEAGPAIVLVDAGAAPPARYSGDAHAGCLSFEFSAGRDPIVVNCGVPPILKAAWRTDARKTAAHSTVSVANRSSMRIGTGIWSEGLVVSGTGPVTRERRGQSLVARHDGYRSRLGVVHVRRLDLAATGDRLAGEDRIEGADQPYTLRFHLHPGVEVIPTEHPQAALLRLPGGDGWRFVADQPVAIEESVALAQAEGPRRALQIVVAVASSAAIPAVTWAFQRLERPQKRAEPLPEPELPLG, from the coding sequence GTGAGCGGGGCCTGGGGGCGGTGGATCAGGGAGCGGCGGATAGCCGTCGGGCTCGGCATTGGCGCCGGCCGTCGCGCGCTCGCGAGCCTGCTCACCTGGCCCGGCCGCCTGCGCGTGCGCCTCGGCGCCAGCCGGGCGCCGGCCATCGTCCTCGTGCCGCAGGACCTGCGCACCACCGATCCCGTCCGCGCCGATGAGCTCGCCGCCGGCATCTTCACCTTCGCCGGCCGCACCGTCGAGGCCGCCGACCCCTTCACCATCACGCCGCCGAGCGAGGACTGGGCCGAGGCCCTGGCCACCTTCTCCTGGCTGCGGCACCTGCGGGCGTCCGGCACGCCGGAGGCCGCCGAGGCGGGCCGCCGTCTCGTCGTGGCCTGGATCGCGGCGGAAGGACGCCGGCATCCGGCGGGGCGGGCGGACACGGTCGCCGCCGAACGGATCCGCGCCTTCATCGGCGCCTCCGGCCTGCTGCTCTCGGGCGCCGACCAGGTCTTCTACCGCCGCTTCGCCCGGGCGCTGTGGCGACAGGTGCGCGACCTCGAGGCGCGGCTGCCGCGCGTTCCGCCGGGCAAGGACCGGCTGGCCGTGCTCATTGCCCTCGTCACCGCCGCGCTCTGCATGAGCGGCGAGGAGAAGCTGCTCGCCAAGGCCTCGCGCCTGCTGGGGGAGGAGCTCCAGGCGCAGATCCTGCCCGATGGCTGCCATGTCAGCCGCCACCCCGGCATCATCGTCGGGCTGATCCTCGACCTCCTGCCGCTGCGCCAGCTCTTCCCGGCCCGCAATGCGACCCCGCCCGCGACAATCGTCACGGCAGTGGACCGGATGATGCCGATGATCCGCTTCTTCCAGCTGGGCGATGGCAGCCTCGGGCGGTTCAACGGCATGGGCCCGACGCCCATCGACCAGGTGGCGACCGCCCTCGTCTATGACGACACCCGCGGCACGGCTCCTCTGTCCGCGAGCCATGGCGGCTATGAGCGGCTGGAGGCGGGACCTGCCATCGTGCTGGTGGATGCCGGCGCGGCGCCGCCGGCGCGCTACAGCGGCGATGCCCATGCCGGCTGCCTCTCCTTCGAATTCTCCGCCGGCCGCGATCCGATCGTCGTCAATTGCGGCGTGCCGCCCATCCTCAAGGCGGCCTGGCGGACCGATGCCCGCAAGACCGCAGCCCATTCCACCGTCTCCGTCGCCAACCGCTCCTCCATGAGGATCGGCACCGGCATCTGGTCGGAGGGCCTCGTCGTGTCGGGCACGGGCCCGGTGACGCGCGAGCGCCGCGGCCAGTCGCTCGTCGCGCGGCATGACGGCTATCGCAGCCGCCTCGGGGTCGTCCATGTCCGGCGGCTGGACCTTGCCGCGACCGGCGACCGCCTCGCCGGCGAGGACCGCATCGAGGGCGCCGACCAGCCCTACACGCTGCGCTTCCATCTCCATCCCGGCGTCGAGGTCATTCCGACCGAGCATCCCCAGGCGGCGCTGCTGCGCCTGCCGGGCGGCGACGGCTGGCGCTTCGTCGCCGACCAGCCTGTGGCGATCGAGGAGAGCGTCGCCCTCGCCCAGGCCGAGGGGCCGCGGCGGGCGCTGCAGATCGTCGTTGCCGTGGCCTCCTCGGCGGCGATCCCGGCGGTCACCTGGGCCTTCCAGAGGCTGGAGCGGCCGCAGAAGCGGGCCGAGCCGCTGCCCGAGCCGGAACTGCCGCTCGGCTGA
- a CDS encoding DMT family transporter translates to MSLRDWSLLIFLSILWGGSFFFVRVALDDLPPLTLVLSRVLIGAAVLAVVIRISGEALPRRPMVWFTLAVMALLNNVIPFSLIFWGQTAIPAGLAAILNATTPLFTVVVMHLFTTDDRASPNKAAGVALGFLGVVVLVGPAALGRLDTPLWAIAACLAATLSYAFSGLWGRRIKALGISPTITAWAQLSVTTVVMTPIVALVDRPWTLAMPGMPAILAVLALAILSTALAYIIFFRLLATAGPSNLLLVTFLIPVSTILLTSLFLGERLAPTHFAGMALIGLGLAAIDGRLWRRMVGAKGS, encoded by the coding sequence TTGAGCCTGCGCGACTGGAGCCTCCTCATCTTTCTGTCCATCCTCTGGGGTGGCTCCTTCTTCTTCGTCCGCGTCGCGCTGGACGACCTGCCGCCGCTCACCCTCGTCCTGTCCCGCGTGCTGATCGGCGCCGCCGTCCTCGCCGTGGTGATCCGTATCTCGGGCGAGGCCCTGCCGCGCCGTCCCATGGTGTGGTTTACCCTGGCGGTGATGGCGCTGCTCAACAACGTCATCCCCTTCTCGCTGATCTTCTGGGGCCAGACCGCCATTCCCGCCGGGCTTGCGGCCATCCTTAACGCCACCACGCCGCTCTTTACCGTGGTGGTGATGCACCTCTTCACCACCGACGACCGGGCGAGCCCGAACAAGGCGGCGGGCGTCGCCCTCGGCTTCCTCGGCGTGGTGGTGCTGGTGGGGCCGGCCGCGCTGGGGCGCCTCGACACGCCGCTCTGGGCCATTGCGGCCTGTCTCGCGGCAACGCTGTCCTATGCCTTTTCCGGCCTCTGGGGGCGGCGGATCAAGGCGCTCGGCATCTCGCCCACCATCACCGCCTGGGCGCAGCTCAGCGTCACCACGGTGGTGATGACGCCCATTGTTGCGCTGGTGGACCGGCCCTGGACCCTCGCCATGCCCGGCATGCCGGCCATCCTCGCGGTCCTCGCCCTCGCCATCCTGTCGACGGCGCTCGCCTACATCATCTTCTTCCGCCTGCTAGCGACGGCCGGGCCGAGCAACCTGCTGCTCGTCACCTTCCTCATCCCGGTCTCGACCATCCTGCTGACCAGCCTGTTCCTCGGCGAGCGCCTGGCGCCGACCCATTTCGCCGGCATGGCGCTGATCGGCCTCGGCCTCGCCGCCATCGACGGGCGCCTGTGGCGGCGGATGGTGGGAGCTAAGGGCAGCTAA
- a CDS encoding carboxymuconolactone decarboxylase family protein, with amino-acid sequence MAAPDRLPPIPPADYTPDQEAAAADFRRRRGVEPFGPYAPLMRSPKVMIDVEALGRRLRYGSCLPEDLKELAICQVARSYSQQFEWSVHAMEAEKAGVSKAILAAIAEGRRPDGMSEDETLIHDAVAELITTKRWSDTTYARIVARHGEQGAVEIPTLVGIYSLLALVLNVARTPADGAEGLARWPE; translated from the coding sequence ATGGCTGCCCCGGATCGCCTGCCGCCCATCCCGCCCGCCGACTACACGCCGGACCAGGAGGCTGCCGCCGCCGATTTCCGCCGCCGCCGCGGCGTCGAGCCCTTCGGCCCCTATGCGCCGCTGATGCGCTCGCCCAAGGTGATGATCGATGTCGAGGCCCTCGGCCGCCGCCTGCGCTACGGCTCGTGCCTGCCGGAGGACCTGAAGGAACTCGCCATCTGCCAGGTGGCGCGGTCCTATTCCCAGCAGTTCGAATGGTCGGTCCATGCCATGGAGGCCGAGAAGGCCGGCGTGTCCAAGGCCATCCTCGCCGCCATCGCCGAGGGCCGCCGCCCCGACGGCATGAGCGAGGACGAGACGCTGATCCACGATGCCGTGGCCGAGCTCATCACCACCAAGCGCTGGTCGGACACCACCTATGCCCGCATCGTCGCCCGCCACGGCGAGCAGGGCGCGGTGGAGATCCCGACCCTCGTCGGCATCTATTCGCTCCTCGCGCTTGTCCTCAACGTCGCCCGCACCCCGGCCGACGGCGCCGAGGGCCTCGCCCGCTGGCCCGAATAA
- a CDS encoding ABC transporter ATP-binding protein, with protein MRPFVELTGVSHTYATGGTLAVDGLDIRVNEGEFAAVVGPSGCGKSTLMKLATGLQFPQSGAVVVDGQEVRDPVKIAGMAFQAPTLLPWRTTLENLMLPLEIVEPHRSRLRRHKAEYVAKAEALLESVGLKGAGSKFPWQLSGGMQQRASLCRALIHEPKLLMLDEPFGALDAFTREELWCVIRDLHARMAGTLTVILVTHDLREAVFLADRIFCMSARPGKIIAEKEVTFPRPRDLEITYTSEFSDIVHDLRGRIAEARTAA; from the coding sequence TTGCGTCCCTTCGTTGAACTGACCGGCGTCAGCCACACCTATGCCACCGGCGGCACCCTCGCCGTCGACGGCCTCGACATCCGGGTCAACGAGGGCGAGTTCGCCGCGGTGGTCGGCCCCTCCGGCTGTGGCAAGTCCACGCTGATGAAGCTCGCCACCGGCCTGCAGTTCCCGCAGTCCGGCGCCGTCGTGGTCGACGGCCAGGAGGTGCGCGATCCCGTCAAGATCGCCGGCATGGCCTTCCAGGCGCCGACCCTGCTGCCCTGGCGCACCACGCTCGAGAACCTCATGCTGCCGCTTGAGATCGTCGAGCCGCATCGCTCGCGCCTGCGCCGCCACAAGGCCGAATATGTCGCCAAGGCCGAGGCCCTGCTCGAGTCGGTCGGCCTCAAGGGCGCCGGATCGAAGTTCCCCTGGCAGCTCTCCGGCGGCATGCAGCAGCGCGCCTCGCTCTGCCGCGCCCTCATCCACGAGCCCAAGCTGCTGATGCTCGACGAGCCCTTCGGCGCGCTCGACGCCTTCACCCGCGAGGAGCTGTGGTGCGTCATCCGCGACCTCCATGCCCGCATGGCCGGCACGCTGACGGTGATCCTCGTCACCCACGACCTGCGCGAGGCCGTCTTCCTCGCCGACCGCATCTTCTGCATGTCGGCCCGGCCGGGGAAGATCATCGCCGAGAAGGAGGTGACCTTCCCGCGCCCTCGCGACCTCGAGATCACCTACACCTCGGAATTCTCCGACATCGTCCACGACCTGCGCGGCCGCATCGCCGAAGCCCGGACCGCCGCCTGA
- a CDS encoding YggT family protein produces MKAVIDILIIALNLYWWVIIISAVLSWLIAFNVVNYRNQIVAQIDTTLRALTEPVLAPIRRRMPNLGAVDISPIVLLLGIIFIQMVLSYYVRPYVF; encoded by the coding sequence ATGAAAGCGGTCATCGACATCCTCATCATCGCCCTCAACCTCTATTGGTGGGTGATCATCATCTCGGCGGTGCTCTCCTGGCTCATCGCCTTCAACGTCGTGAACTACCGCAACCAGATCGTCGCGCAGATCGACACCACCCTGCGGGCCCTGACCGAGCCGGTCCTCGCGCCCATACGGCGACGCATGCCCAATCTCGGCGCTGTCGACATCTCCCCCATCGTCCTCCTGCTCGGCATCATCTTCATCCAGATGGTGCTCAGCTATTACGTCCGCCCCTACGTCTTCTGA
- the purH gene encoding bifunctional phosphoribosylaminoimidazolecarboxamide formyltransferase/IMP cyclohydrolase, protein MSTDRPVSRALLSVSDKTGIVDFARALADLGVALVSTGGTYKTLKDAGLAVTEVAELTGFPEMMDGRVKTLHPKVHGGLLAIRGNEEHEAAARTHGILPIDLLVVNLYPFEATIARGASWEDTIENIDIGGPAMIRAASKNHDAVTVVVDGADYAPVLEAMRANKGATTLDLRRRLAAKAYARTAAYDAAISTWLFEQLGETATPSRAFGGTLAQGLRYGENPHQWAAFYKTAQGANPRPGVATIRQLQGKELSYNNLNDTDAAYELVGEFDPARTAAVAIIKHANPCGVAEGPDLLAAYEKALACDPVSAFGGIVALNRTLDAEAAKKIVEIFTEVIIAPDATEEAKAIVAAKKNLRLLLAGGLPDPKAPGVIVKSVAGGLLVQSRDNAVVDAMDLKVVTKRAPTAQELTDLRFAFRVAKHVKSNTIVYAKDGATVGIGAGQMSRVDSARIAARKAQDAAEAGGWAVPLTKGSVVASDAFFPFADGLLAAVEAGATAVIQPGGSMRDQEVIDAADAAGLAMVFTGVRHFRH, encoded by the coding sequence TTGTCGACCGACCGTCCCGTTTCCCGTGCCCTCCTCTCCGTGTCGGACAAGACGGGGATCGTCGACTTCGCCCGCGCCCTCGCCGATCTCGGCGTGGCGCTCGTTTCCACCGGTGGCACCTACAAGACGCTGAAGGATGCCGGCCTTGCCGTCACCGAGGTGGCCGAGCTCACCGGATTTCCCGAGATGATGGACGGCCGGGTGAAGACGCTGCACCCGAAGGTGCATGGCGGCCTGCTCGCCATCCGCGGCAATGAGGAGCACGAGGCGGCGGCCAGGACCCACGGCATCCTGCCGATCGACCTGCTGGTGGTGAACCTCTACCCCTTCGAGGCGACGATCGCCCGCGGCGCCTCGTGGGAGGACACGATCGAGAACATCGACATCGGCGGCCCGGCCATGATCCGCGCCGCGTCGAAGAACCACGACGCGGTGACGGTGGTGGTCGACGGCGCCGACTATGCGCCGGTGCTGGAGGCCATGCGGGCGAACAAGGGCGCGACGACGCTGGACCTGCGCCGCCGCCTCGCCGCCAAGGCCTATGCGCGCACCGCCGCCTATGACGCGGCCATCTCCACCTGGCTCTTCGAGCAGCTCGGCGAGACGGCGACGCCGTCGCGCGCCTTCGGCGGCACGCTCGCCCAGGGCCTGCGCTATGGCGAGAACCCGCACCAGTGGGCGGCGTTCTACAAGACGGCGCAGGGCGCCAATCCGCGGCCGGGCGTCGCCACGATCCGCCAGCTCCAGGGCAAGGAGCTCTCCTACAACAACCTCAACGACACCGACGCGGCCTATGAGCTGGTCGGCGAGTTCGATCCCGCCCGCACCGCGGCGGTCGCCATCATCAAACACGCCAACCCCTGCGGCGTCGCCGAGGGTCCGGACCTGCTGGCGGCCTATGAAAAGGCGCTGGCCTGCGATCCCGTCTCGGCCTTCGGCGGCATCGTGGCCCTGAACCGCACGCTCGACGCGGAAGCGGCGAAGAAGATCGTCGAGATCTTCACCGAGGTGATCATCGCTCCCGACGCGACGGAGGAGGCCAAGGCCATCGTCGCGGCGAAGAAGAACCTCCGCCTGCTGCTTGCCGGCGGCCTGCCGGACCCGAAGGCGCCGGGCGTCATCGTCAAGAGCGTCGCCGGTGGCCTGCTCGTCCAGTCGCGCGACAATGCCGTGGTCGACGCCATGGACCTCAAGGTGGTGACGAAGCGCGCGCCGACCGCGCAGGAGCTCACCGACCTGCGCTTCGCCTTCCGCGTCGCCAAGCACGTGAAGTCCAACACCATCGTCTATGCCAAGGACGGCGCGACGGTGGGCATTGGCGCCGGCCAGATGAGCCGCGTCGATTCCGCCCGCATCGCCGCCCGCAAGGCGCAGGATGCGGCGGAGGCCGGCGGCTGGGCCGTGCCGCTGACCAAGGGCTCCGTCGTTGCGTCGGATGCCTTCTTCCCCTTCGCCGACGGCCTGCTGGCCGCCGTCGAGGCGGGCGCCACCGCGGTGATCCAGCCGGGCGGCTCGATGCGCGACCAGGAGGTCATCGACGCGGCGGATGCCGCGGGCCTCGCCATGGTCTTCACCGGGGTTCGCCACTTCCGGCACTGA